The Pseudomonas eucalypticola genome has a window encoding:
- a CDS encoding tautomerase family protein: protein MPLVRIDVAQDTPAETIKAISDVIYEAMIQTANVPANDRFQIINRHASDELVYPAEGYLGIQYSPRIVFIQVTWNSGRSVDVKRAFYQAVASGIHERTGVPMEDVWISLVEVNREDWSFGQGDMQYVPKA from the coding sequence ATGCCCCTCGTGCGTATCGATGTTGCCCAGGACACGCCAGCTGAAACCATCAAGGCCATCAGCGACGTCATCTACGAAGCGATGATTCAGACGGCCAACGTACCGGCCAATGACCGGTTCCAGATCATCAACCGTCATGCCAGCGACGAGTTGGTGTACCCCGCCGAAGGCTACCTGGGTATTCAGTACAGCCCTCGCATCGTGTTTATCCAGGTGACCTGGAACAGCGGCCGCAGCGTGGACGTCAAGCGGGCGTTCTACCAGGCGGTGGCCAGCGGCATTCATGAGCGAACCGGGGTGCCGATGGAAGACGTGTGGATCAGCCTGGTGGAGGTCAACCGGGAGGACTGGTCGTTCGGCCAGGGTGATATGCAGTACGTGCCCAAGGCCTGA
- a CDS encoding SMI1/KNR4 family protein, producing MRHDPFRVPTDAEIDAAEQRLGMDFPEAYRAFLKGGSDVADAHFEPAVVLPGSADLDLIDMAHTAWKRQGVPRDLLPFIEDNGDYFCVNARGQVLYWSQEGPPQPRWSSFKVWHEQVCQAAE from the coding sequence ATGCGTCACGACCCTTTTCGTGTTCCCACCGATGCCGAGATAGACGCTGCCGAGCAGCGCCTGGGCATGGACTTCCCCGAGGCCTACCGGGCCTTCCTCAAGGGCGGCAGCGATGTCGCCGACGCTCACTTCGAACCTGCCGTGGTGCTCCCCGGCTCCGCCGACCTGGACCTGATCGACATGGCCCACACGGCCTGGAAGCGCCAGGGCGTGCCCCGCGACCTGCTGCCCTTCATCGAAGACAACGGCGATTACTTCTGCGTCAATGCCCGTGGCCAGGTGCTGTACTGGTCGCAGGAGGGGCCGCCGCAGCCGCGCTGGTCCAGTTTCAAGGTCTGGCATGAACAGGTTTGCCAGGCCGCTGAATAA